In the genome of Chryseobacterium phocaeense, the window CAATAATTTATAAAAGAAAAATGGTAACAGATCCAATTTCAGATTTCCTAACAAGAGTAAGGAACGCACAAAGCGCAGGCCACAAAGTGGTGGAAATTCCTGCATCGAAAATCAAAAAGGAGATTACTAAGATCTTATTTGATCAGGGGTATATCTTAAACTACAAGTTTGAAGATAGCGCTGTTCAGGGAACGATCAAAATCGCTTTAAAGTATGACAAGCAAACCAGCAAACCGGCTATTAAATCTATCCAGAGAGCTTCTAGACCAGGTTTAAGACAGTACAAAGGTTCTGACGAACTTCCAAGAGTACTGAACGGTTTGGGTATAGCTGTTATCTCTACTTCTAAAGGAGTAATGACTGACAAGAAAGCTAGAGAAGAAAAAGTAGGCGGTGAAGTAATCTGCTATGTTTATTAATTTTTAATCAGAGGAAAATGTCAAGAATTGGTAAAGCAATTATAACAATTCCAGCTGGAGTTACAATTACTGAAAATAACAGTGTTGTAACTGTAAAAGGACCTAAAGGAGAACTTTCTCAGGAACTTACAGCAGGAATTACTTTAGAACAGAAAGATGGAGAACTGAACGTAAACAGACCATCTGATTCTAAACAACACAAAGCGCTTCACGGTTTATACAGAGCGTTGATCAACAACATGATTGTTGGTGTTAATACAGGTTTCGAAAAGAAACTGGAACTAGTAGGGGTAGGATACAGAGCTTCACACGCAGGTCAGAAACTTGAGTTGGCTTTAGGATTCTCTCACGGTATTGTACTGGAACTTCCAGCTGAAGTAAAAGTAGATACATTGACTGAAAAAGGTAAAAACCCAATTATTACTTTAACGTCTCACGACAACCAACTTCTAGGAATGGTAGCTGCAAAGATCCGTTCTTTCAGAAAGCCTGAACCATACAAAGGAAAAGGGGTAAGATTCGTAGGAGAAATTGTTAGACGTAAAGCTGGTAAATCTGCTTAATAAATTATAAGTATTATGGCATTAAGTAAATTAGAAAAAAGAATAAGAATCAAAAGAAGAGTGAGAGGAAAAATCTCCGGTTCTTCTGAATTGCCAAGATTATCTGTATACAAAAGTAATAAGGAAATTTACGCTCAGTTAATCGATGATAAAAATGGTACAACTTTAGCCTCGGCTTCTTCAAGAGAGAAGGGTGTAGATGCTAACGGTACCAAGACAGAAGTTTCTGCTGCTGTTGGTAAAGCTATTGCTGCTAAAGCTATCGCTGCAGGAATTGAAAGTATTGTATTTGACAGAAACGGATTCGTATACCACGGTAGAGTGAAAGCTTTAGCTGATGGAGCGAGAGAAGGTGGACTTAAATTCTAATCATAAAAATTTCGGAAAATATGTTAGGACTAGATAATATAGAAAGAGTAAAACCGGGAGGATTAGAATTAAAAGATCGTCTCGTAGCTGTTAACAGAGTAACAAAAGTAACCAAAGGAGGTAGAGCTTTCGGATTTTCTGCTATCGTAGTAGTAGGTAACGAAGACGGAGTAATCGGTCACGGTCTTGGAAAATCTAAAGAAGTTGCTTCTGCAATCGCGAAAGCTGTTGAAGATGCTAAGAAAAACCTTGTGAAAGTTCCTGTAATGAACCACACCATTCCTCACCAGACTACTGCAAGATACGGTGGAGCAGATATCTTCCTTAGACCTGCTTCTCACGGTACAGGGCTTATCGCTGGTGGTGCGGTAAGAGCGGTATTGGAATCTGCTGGTATCCATGACATCCTTTCAAAATCTAAAGGATCTTCTAACCCTCACAACGTGGTGAAAGCTACTTTCAAAGCGTTATTGGATATCAGAAGACCTGAAGAAGTTGCAAGAATGAGAGGAGTTTCTCTAACTAAAGTGTTTAACGGTTAATATTAGAACAATGGCAACAATCAAAGTAAAGCAAGTAAGAAGCGCTATTGGAAGAACAAAAACCCAAAAGAGAACGCTTGAAGCATTAGGATTTAAGAAACTTCACCAAGTTGTAGAACATGAAGCTACTCCTTCTATCTTAGGAATGATAGCTGCAGTTAGTCATTTACTTGAAGTTCAGAAATAATTAAAAAATTCAAAGATTAAAAGATTAAAAGATTCTTTCTATCTTAGCGGGAATTTTTTTAATCTTTAAATTATTTAATCTTTAAATCAATAAAAAATGAATTTAAACAACATAAAACCTGCTGCAGGTTCTACTTTCAACTCTAAAAGAATTGGTAGAGGACAAGGTACAGGAAAAGGAGGTACTGCTACGAAAGGTCACAAAGGTCAGAAAGCAAGAGCCGGTTATTCTCAGAAAATCGGTTTCGAAGGTGGACAGATGCCTTTACAAAGAAGATTACCTAAATTCGGTTTCAAAAACGTAAACAGAAAAAAGTTTAGAGGCGTAAACCTTGATACTATCCAGACTTTAATCGAGAACAAATCCATCACCGGAGATATTACGAAAGAAGTTTTAGTAGAAAACGGTGTAGTTTCTAAAAACGAATTAGTGAAAATTATGGGTAGAGGAGAATTGAAATCTGCGGTTTCAATCTCTGCTGACAAGTTCACTAAATCTGCTGAAGAGCTTATTGCTAAAGCAGGTGGAAAAGCAATTACCTTATAATACTTACTAATGAAAGAATTTATACAAACCCTTAAGAATATTTGGAGCCTAAAGGAATTAAGAGATAAAATTCTCTTTACGTTAGGTATTATCCTTGTGTATAGATTCGCATCTTATATCTCGCTTCCCGCAATTAACCTTGCAGAAGTGGGAGATCTCTTAGAGCATTATAAAAATCAAGGCGGTAACAAGCAAGGAGCAGGTCTCCTTGGCTTGCTTTCGTCGTTTACGGGGGGAGCTTTCAGCCACGCTTCCGTAATGGCGTTGGGAATCATGCCTTATATTTCTGCTTCTATTATTGTTCAGTTGATGGGGATGGCTATTCCTTATCTTCAGAAACTTCAGAAGGATGGAGAGTCAGGTAGAAATACATTGAACCAAATTACAAGATGGTTAACGATAGGGGTGTGTCTGGTACAGGCGCCTTCTTACTTAACTTCTATTACTCAATTATTCCTACCATATGCTCAGTTCTCTTCTGCATACTATGTAGAGCCGAATTCCATTATGTTCTGGTTACCAAGTATCGTTATTTTGGTTGCCGGTTCAGTATTCGCAATGTGGTTGGGTGAGAAAATCACCGACAAAGGTATCGGGAACGGTATCTCTATCCTTATTATGGTGGGGATCCTTTCAAGATTACCTGAAGCATTCGTACAGGAAATGGCCGTGCAGAACGGAAAAGGAGGAATGGGATCTATCATGATCCTTATTGAAGTAATATTCTGGATGCTGGTAGTTCTTTTAGCAGTAGTTTTATCTGTTGCTGTCAGAAAAATCCCGATTCAGTATGTAAGCAGAGCTCAAGCAAGAGGAGGTGTAAACAGAAATCTTATGCAGGGAGCAAGACAGTGGATCCCATTGAAAGTGAATGCTGCTGGTGTAATGCCGATTATCTTTGCCCAGGCACTGATGTTCGTACCAGGATTATTAACGAAGTTCGATGAGTCCAATACTTTTCTTGCAGGTTTCAAGAATGTTTTTAGCTGGCAGTACAATGTATTGTTCGCGCTATTAATTATTATCTTCTCATTCTTCTATACTGCAATTACAATTCCGGTAAACCAAATGGCTGATGATTTGAAGAGAAATGGAGGTTTAGTACCGAAAGTAAGACCCGGTAAAGAAACAGCTGACTATTTAGATGATATTTTATCAAAAATTACCTTGCCAGGTGCAATATTTTTGTCTATCTTTGCAGTCCTTCCGGCAATAGTGCATGGAAGCTTTGTTCAGACAGACGCGTTTGCCCTATTTTTCGGGGGAACATCACTATTAATTATGGTGGGTGTAATTTTAGATACCGTTCAACAGATTAACACATATCTGCTGAACCATCACTATGATGGCTTAATGCAGTCTAAATTGTCAAGAACGACTGGATATTAATTTATGGCAAAACAAAAACATATTGAACAAGACGGCGTTATCACGGAAGCACTTTCGAACGCCCAGTTCCGTGTAGAGCTGGAGAATGGGCATATACTTATTGCTCATATTTCCGGTAAAATGAGAATGCATTATATTAAACTTTTACCTGGAGACAAGGTAAAACTAGAAATGTCTCCCTATGATTTAACGAAAGGGAGAATTACATTTAGATATTAAAACAAACGCCAAATGGAATGTAAGTTCCATTTGGCTCTTGTTGAAAAATAAATACTATCAAAATGAAAGTTAGAGCATCAATTAAAAAAAGAAGCGCTGATTGCAAGATTGTACGCAGAAAAGGTGTACTGTTTGTAATCAACAAAAA includes:
- the rpmD gene encoding 50S ribosomal protein L30, translated to MATIKVKQVRSAIGRTKTQKRTLEALGFKKLHQVVEHEATPSILGMIAAVSHLLEVQK
- the secY gene encoding preprotein translocase subunit SecY; its protein translation is MKEFIQTLKNIWSLKELRDKILFTLGIILVYRFASYISLPAINLAEVGDLLEHYKNQGGNKQGAGLLGLLSSFTGGAFSHASVMALGIMPYISASIIVQLMGMAIPYLQKLQKDGESGRNTLNQITRWLTIGVCLVQAPSYLTSITQLFLPYAQFSSAYYVEPNSIMFWLPSIVILVAGSVFAMWLGEKITDKGIGNGISILIMVGILSRLPEAFVQEMAVQNGKGGMGSIMILIEVIFWMLVVLLAVVLSVAVRKIPIQYVSRAQARGGVNRNLMQGARQWIPLKVNAAGVMPIIFAQALMFVPGLLTKFDESNTFLAGFKNVFSWQYNVLFALLIIIFSFFYTAITIPVNQMADDLKRNGGLVPKVRPGKETADYLDDILSKITLPGAIFLSIFAVLPAIVHGSFVQTDAFALFFGGTSLLIMVGVILDTVQQINTYLLNHHYDGLMQSKLSRTTGY
- the rpsE gene encoding 30S ribosomal protein S5 produces the protein MLGLDNIERVKPGGLELKDRLVAVNRVTKVTKGGRAFGFSAIVVVGNEDGVIGHGLGKSKEVASAIAKAVEDAKKNLVKVPVMNHTIPHQTTARYGGADIFLRPASHGTGLIAGGAVRAVLESAGIHDILSKSKGSSNPHNVVKATFKALLDIRRPEEVARMRGVSLTKVFNG
- the rplO gene encoding 50S ribosomal protein L15; protein product: MNLNNIKPAAGSTFNSKRIGRGQGTGKGGTATKGHKGQKARAGYSQKIGFEGGQMPLQRRLPKFGFKNVNRKKFRGVNLDTIQTLIENKSITGDITKEVLVENGVVSKNELVKIMGRGELKSAVSISADKFTKSAEELIAKAGGKAITL
- the rplR gene encoding 50S ribosomal protein L18, translating into MALSKLEKRIRIKRRVRGKISGSSELPRLSVYKSNKEIYAQLIDDKNGTTLASASSREKGVDANGTKTEVSAAVGKAIAAKAIAAGIESIVFDRNGFVYHGRVKALADGAREGGLKF
- the rpsH gene encoding 30S ribosomal protein S8 codes for the protein MVTDPISDFLTRVRNAQSAGHKVVEIPASKIKKEITKILFDQGYILNYKFEDSAVQGTIKIALKYDKQTSKPAIKSIQRASRPGLRQYKGSDELPRVLNGLGIAVISTSKGVMTDKKAREEKVGGEVICYVY
- the rpmJ gene encoding 50S ribosomal protein L36 — encoded protein: MKVRASIKKRSADCKIVRRKGVLFVINKKNPKFKQRQG
- the infA gene encoding translation initiation factor IF-1, which gives rise to MAKQKHIEQDGVITEALSNAQFRVELENGHILIAHISGKMRMHYIKLLPGDKVKLEMSPYDLTKGRITFRY
- the rplF gene encoding 50S ribosomal protein L6; the protein is MSRIGKAIITIPAGVTITENNSVVTVKGPKGELSQELTAGITLEQKDGELNVNRPSDSKQHKALHGLYRALINNMIVGVNTGFEKKLELVGVGYRASHAGQKLELALGFSHGIVLELPAEVKVDTLTEKGKNPIITLTSHDNQLLGMVAAKIRSFRKPEPYKGKGVRFVGEIVRRKAGKSA